From a single Sediminispirochaeta bajacaliforniensis DSM 16054 genomic region:
- a CDS encoding PD-(D/E)XK nuclease family protein: protein MFDGIDRFIAGTLRQSASCRFVFPSQVVADSRLARALQYGAAAALRKDRFISWDTFKEKVFDESRKQRPVNGALRMLFATALLDENSKSSPPLFQRLVPVDYAELSRSYRSLVTAILPRLDGFLRELDGSGLRERFPRALITDIDLLASRYGRFLSERNLFEPGAALPEPRPLPGISWILFPEVLEDFSEYESSLSRCEEIRTLDTGDYLRSDDSNHPVLLRYRTAAAELAALIERIAALLQSGADPREIAITLPDDREWRPRLAAAAADRSIPLRFRGGEPLSESVPGRFFRALWETSSGDWAFDQVENLFMNQAVPWRSAGLVRRIVRFGRDYFCHKGARLWEQTLSRAERPVLASTFVSLRDGIRQLTGAESFALLRDRMQPFLRTHIDPDGWADDDLPVLQRCLESLGELAEAEASAGLGELGAVFPLWLSYLEGRQYVRRQERMGISVYQYRVSAGISPKYHFLPGCGQEKSRVLLHRYSFLSEEERKQLSGSEKDLSSAFLELYASAGSGAEISFADEGFGGPDLPPSELIDYERPGEQSGDERFSDPFTHEIFYWTGGMLPARLWPLQQKGLLRYLATGGAGKRVDFTVRKVEDVNLLRSLLSRLSGGRDEIEISPAMLEAFWSCPFAFLADRCLKAREPELELRFTDPRIVGNLFHTAAARFFSDTSAEDADERMEQLLSRLFSSWHRGPEPVPLPPVAGAMERFVRAGAKALVREFYDHFSSFRPMAVEKGMKSPRKGRGISLEDDRWKISMSGRPDWIGRSASSYLIIDYKKRLFWKKGQLLPDDESLPQSFQMALYRSLLRENGFGEAAAAYFDMTSGLFQPVCGTEEKQWFDDEQSRLLSDRLDQALDAMTAALEDGSFFLPSGHCDGCSLRGACRMRFHMKDVRCR, encoded by the coding sequence AGCCCTGCGTATGCTCTTTGCCACCGCCCTCCTTGATGAGAACAGTAAGAGCAGTCCGCCCCTTTTCCAGCGTCTTGTGCCTGTCGATTACGCCGAACTCTCCCGTTCCTATCGTAGCCTCGTCACCGCAATTCTTCCACGTCTCGACGGATTTCTGCGGGAGCTCGACGGCTCCGGTCTCAGGGAGCGCTTTCCCAGGGCGCTCATTACGGATATCGATCTGCTTGCCTCCCGTTATGGGCGGTTTCTGTCCGAACGGAATCTTTTCGAGCCGGGTGCCGCCCTGCCTGAACCGCGCCCCCTGCCGGGAATCAGCTGGATACTCTTTCCCGAGGTGCTGGAGGATTTTAGTGAATATGAATCCTCCCTTTCCCGCTGCGAAGAAATCAGAACCCTCGACACCGGTGATTACCTTCGGTCCGATGATTCCAATCACCCGGTTCTGCTGCGGTATCGAACGGCTGCCGCAGAGCTTGCGGCCTTGATTGAGCGGATTGCCGCCCTTTTACAATCCGGTGCGGATCCCAGGGAGATAGCGATTACCCTCCCCGACGATAGGGAGTGGCGCCCCCGCCTTGCGGCCGCCGCCGCCGATCGTTCGATTCCCTTGCGTTTTCGGGGGGGAGAGCCGCTTAGCGAGAGCGTCCCCGGGCGGTTTTTTCGCGCCTTGTGGGAGACCTCATCCGGTGACTGGGCCTTTGATCAGGTAGAAAATCTTTTCATGAATCAGGCAGTTCCCTGGCGCTCGGCCGGTTTGGTCAGACGGATTGTCCGTTTCGGCCGGGACTATTTTTGCCATAAGGGGGCCCGCCTCTGGGAGCAGACCCTCTCGCGGGCGGAGCGCCCGGTTCTCGCATCGACCTTCGTCTCCCTTCGGGACGGCATCAGGCAGCTTACCGGGGCAGAGAGTTTCGCCCTGCTCCGGGACCGAATGCAGCCCTTCCTCAGAACCCATATCGATCCCGATGGCTGGGCCGATGATGATCTGCCCGTGCTGCAGCGTTGTCTGGAAAGCCTCGGAGAACTTGCCGAAGCAGAGGCTTCCGCGGGCCTGGGCGAACTTGGAGCAGTCTTTCCGCTCTGGCTTTCCTATCTTGAAGGTCGCCAATACGTAAGACGCCAGGAGCGAATGGGTATTTCCGTCTATCAGTACCGGGTGTCCGCCGGTATCTCACCGAAGTACCATTTCCTGCCCGGTTGCGGACAGGAAAAAAGCAGGGTCCTTCTTCACCGTTACTCCTTCCTTTCGGAAGAAGAGCGCAAACAGCTTTCCGGAAGCGAAAAGGATCTCTCTTCCGCCTTTCTGGAACTCTATGCCTCGGCTGGAAGCGGCGCCGAAATCTCCTTTGCCGACGAAGGGTTCGGCGGACCCGATTTGCCGCCTTCGGAATTGATCGACTATGAAAGGCCTGGTGAACAATCCGGAGACGAGCGTTTCAGCGATCCTTTTACGCATGAAATCTTCTATTGGACCGGAGGGATGCTTCCTGCCAGGCTTTGGCCCCTGCAGCAAAAAGGACTTCTACGATATCTTGCCACCGGAGGGGCCGGCAAACGGGTCGATTTTACCGTCCGGAAGGTAGAGGACGTCAATCTGCTGCGAAGCTTACTTTCCCGTCTTTCCGGTGGACGGGATGAGATCGAAATCAGTCCCGCCATGCTTGAGGCCTTCTGGTCCTGTCCCTTTGCCTTTCTTGCAGATCGCTGTCTCAAGGCCAGAGAGCCGGAACTCGAACTGCGTTTTACCGATCCCCGTATTGTGGGAAACCTCTTTCATACGGCGGCGGCACGTTTTTTTTCCGATACATCTGCCGAGGATGCGGATGAACGGATGGAGCAGCTCCTTTCCAGGCTCTTTTCCAGCTGGCATCGAGGCCCGGAGCCGGTGCCTCTCCCTCCCGTTGCCGGTGCTATGGAACGCTTTGTCCGTGCCGGGGCAAAGGCATTAGTACGGGAGTTTTACGACCATTTTTCCTCCTTCCGTCCCATGGCTGTGGAAAAGGGGATGAAAAGCCCCCGAAAGGGTCGAGGTATCTCTCTGGAAGATGATCGGTGGAAGATAAGCATGAGCGGCCGTCCCGACTGGATCGGACGCAGCGCCTCCTCCTACCTGATCATCGACTACAAAAAGCGACTTTTCTGGAAAAAGGGACAGTTGCTACCCGATGACGAGAGCCTTCCCCAATCCTTTCAGATGGCCCTTTATCGGAGCTTGCTTAGGGAAAATGGCTTTGGCGAGGCTGCTGCCGCCTATTTCGATATGACCAGCGGCCTTTTTCAGCCGGTCTGCGGGACAGAAGAAAAACAGTGGTTCGATGATGAGCAGAGCCGCTTGCTTTCCGATCGCCTGGATCAGGCCCTCGATGCCATGACGGCAGCCCTGGAGGATGGAAGCTTTTTTCTCCCCTCCGGTCACTGTGACGGCTGCTCGCTTCGCGGGGCCTGCAGAATGCGGTTTCATATGAAGGATGTACGATGTCGATGA